In candidate division KSB1 bacterium, a single genomic region encodes these proteins:
- a CDS encoding electron transfer flavoprotein subunit beta/FixA family protein: MKIILCLKQVPLKDSQLKITADGIWVDEKNLNFEINESDHYALEAGLRLKEKHGGEVIVISMGPAARLKQAISQALAKGADRALVINHEQPILDPLLSANLLAAAIKPENPDLVLTGLQSDDLGFGQTGVVLAELLGMPHATLVMEIQSLDGRLKIKRELESGWFQYIELPSPAVLTVQSGYAPIRYATIKGIMEAKKKPLKEMNVADLGVPMRQSVKMSKMYVPVKSKQTQILQGDAKSVAKQLAEKLKNEAKVI, from the coding sequence GTGAAAATCATTCTGTGCCTGAAACAGGTGCCGTTGAAAGATTCGCAGCTTAAAATCACGGCGGACGGCATCTGGGTCGATGAGAAAAATTTGAATTTTGAAATCAACGAGAGTGATCATTACGCGCTGGAGGCCGGCTTGCGATTGAAAGAGAAACACGGCGGCGAGGTGATCGTGATCTCGATGGGGCCGGCGGCGCGGTTGAAGCAGGCCATTTCGCAGGCACTGGCGAAGGGCGCGGATCGCGCGCTGGTGATCAATCACGAACAGCCGATTTTGGATCCGCTGTTGAGCGCCAATCTTCTGGCGGCGGCGATCAAACCGGAAAATCCCGATCTCGTTCTCACCGGCTTGCAAAGCGATGATCTTGGTTTCGGCCAAACCGGCGTGGTGCTGGCGGAATTGCTGGGCATGCCTCATGCGACGCTGGTGATGGAAATCCAGTCGCTCGACGGCAGGCTCAAAATCAAACGCGAGCTGGAAAGCGGTTGGTTTCAATACATCGAGCTGCCCTCTCCCGCCGTGTTGACGGTGCAATCCGGCTATGCGCCAATTCGTTATGCAACCATCAAGGGAATTATGGAAGCAAAGAAAAAGCCGTTGAAGGAAATGAACGTGGCGGATCTCGGCGTGCCCATGAGGCAAAGCGTCAAGATGAGCAAAATGTATGTGCCGGTAAAAAGCAAGCAGACGCAGATTCTGCAAGGCGACGCGAAAAGCGTGGCGAAGCAGCTTGCGGAGAAATTGAAGAATGAGGCGAAGGTTATTTGA
- a CDS encoding class I SAM-dependent methyltransferase → MSSFEGYNPPVDRCYFCNGSNFRPHSEATYWQEFPLHFVECKTCRLIFANPMPNLQTIHEGNRALNIYHQSRGTLSQYRGGKEFALSLKKIAPEGILLDVGCAEGFFLLGVQENSRWKAEGVEIIYSAVEFARTRLGITVYHGTLDTLDNMSGRFDFIRMNNVIEHVQHPLRFLEKAHQLLKTSGRIYCSTPNGFQDGHFLKTANKHGLRFNLLENHFFYYPPKTLWKMFETCGFKIIRHYCEDISHSLNDFGISPRFKYPHENQRLTLSAFKNKLNEDFQISDEEIRSFKNHPQLKTWKLRLHRFRKEVFALKYRPCLPIGHQQLVYAEKARGDHSHTGTIKNKCVDQARSIRCHFVSKE, encoded by the coding sequence ATGAGCAGCTTCGAGGGCTACAATCCTCCGGTCGATCGCTGTTACTTTTGCAACGGCTCAAATTTTCGGCCGCATTCGGAAGCGACTTATTGGCAGGAATTTCCCTTGCATTTTGTGGAGTGCAAAACGTGCCGGTTGATTTTTGCCAACCCCATGCCCAACCTGCAGACGATTCACGAGGGAAATCGTGCGCTCAATATTTATCATCAATCGCGCGGCACGCTGTCGCAATATCGCGGCGGAAAAGAATTTGCGTTATCGCTCAAAAAAATTGCGCCAGAAGGAATTTTATTGGATGTCGGCTGCGCCGAGGGATTTTTTCTACTCGGCGTTCAAGAAAATTCAAGATGGAAAGCCGAGGGAGTCGAAATCATCTATAGCGCGGTGGAATTTGCCAGAACGCGTTTGGGGATTACAGTTTATCACGGCACGCTGGATACTTTGGACAACATGTCGGGGCGGTTCGATTTTATCCGCATGAACAACGTGATTGAACACGTCCAGCATCCCCTCCGCTTTTTGGAAAAAGCCCATCAACTGCTCAAAACTTCGGGGCGGATTTATTGCTCGACGCCCAATGGCTTTCAGGATGGGCATTTTCTCAAAACGGCAAATAAACACGGCCTGCGCTTTAATCTGCTCGAGAATCATTTTTTTTATTATCCCCCCAAAACACTGTGGAAAATGTTTGAAACGTGCGGCTTCAAAATTATCCGGCATTATTGTGAAGACATCAGCCACAGCTTGAACGACTTCGGCATTTCTCCCCGCTTCAAATATCCGCACGAAAATCAGCGCTTGACGTTGAGTGCGTTTAAAAACAAGTTGAATGAGGATTTCCAGATCAGTGACGAAGAAATTCGTTCGTTTAAAAATCACCCTCAATTGAAAACGTGGAAACTGCGTCTACATCGATTCCGCAAAGAAGTTTTTGCATTGAAGTATCGTCCTTGCCTGCCGATTGGCCACCAGCAGCTTGTTTATGCGGAAAAAGCTCGAGGCGATCATTCTCATACGGGCACAATAAAAAATAAATGCGTCGATCAGGCTCGTAGTATTCGATGCCACTTTGTGTCAAAAGAATAA
- a CDS encoding electron transfer flavoprotein subunit alpha/FixB family protein, which yields MASGILTIVEQNDGKVSRIGWEALAAAQEIGAVLNQPISALVLGKNAQAAGKAVAEAKIQQVWFAENSELLNYTPDGFSAATKQIIEKAQPQYVFAGHSYQARDYMPKLATALGRVFMSDCIGYRFEDGGVVFIRQMFQGKINADFSFTDQKSGPNFVSFQAGAVSSDKLAKGGSAAVADAGVNLSGASIRTKVLEIFEGVKGKVDLTKAEVIVSVGRGIKEKDKLPIVEELAKALGAEIAASRPVCDDGWLPMDRQIGSSGQTVAPKLYVAVGISGAIQHIVGMKGSRVVVAINKDERAPIFDLADYGVVGDLFEVVPALTAAIQEVKG from the coding sequence ATGGCTTCGGGAATCTTGACGATTGTCGAGCAGAATGACGGCAAAGTGAGCCGCATCGGCTGGGAAGCGTTGGCGGCGGCGCAAGAAATCGGCGCGGTTTTGAATCAGCCGATCAGCGCCTTGGTGTTGGGCAAAAATGCCCAAGCCGCCGGGAAAGCAGTGGCCGAGGCGAAAATTCAACAGGTGTGGTTTGCTGAAAACAGCGAGTTGTTGAATTATACGCCGGACGGCTTTTCAGCGGCAACGAAACAAATTATCGAAAAAGCGCAGCCGCAATATGTTTTTGCCGGCCATTCCTATCAGGCGCGTGATTACATGCCGAAACTGGCGACAGCCCTTGGCCGCGTTTTTATGAGCGACTGCATCGGTTATCGTTTTGAAGACGGCGGAGTGGTTTTTATCCGGCAGATGTTTCAAGGAAAAATCAATGCGGATTTTTCTTTTACCGACCAGAAGAGCGGGCCAAATTTTGTGAGTTTTCAAGCCGGCGCGGTGAGCAGCGACAAGCTGGCGAAAGGCGGCAGCGCGGCGGTTGCCGATGCCGGCGTCAATCTTTCCGGCGCGTCGATTCGCACGAAGGTGCTGGAAATTTTTGAAGGCGTCAAAGGCAAAGTTGATCTGACCAAAGCCGAGGTGATCGTCTCGGTCGGGCGCGGCATTAAAGAAAAAGACAAATTGCCGATTGTCGAAGAACTTGCGAAGGCGCTCGGCGCGGAGATCGCGGCGTCGCGTCCGGTTTGTGATGACGGCTGGCTGCCGATGGATCGGCAAATCGGCTCGTCAGGCCAAACCGTGGCGCCGAAACTTTACGTGGCGGTCGGCATTTCCGGGGCGATTCAACATATCGTTGGCATGAAAGGCTCGCGCGTCGTCGTGGCGATCAACAAGGATGAGCGCGCGCCGATTTTCGATCTGGCGGATTATGGCGTCGTTGGCGATCTCTTCGAGGTCGTGCCGGCTTTAACCGCGGCGATTCAAGAAGTAAAGGGTTGA